CGTTATTCTTGTATTCATTTTCATATGTTGCTATTGGGGTAATAGGTTGTCAAGTAAAAAGCAATGTGTGTATATGTCGGGCATTTGAAATCACCCTTAAATTATGATTGAAAATTATACAAATACCTATTTTAATACAATCTCAAAGAGCCTACTATTAAAAATACCCCCTCTACTACGATCTTTTTACCCCCTCAGTAGTAATAAAACGTGTGTTTTACACTATAAAATTACCCTACTAAAATTTAGCCATCCAACCCATTTTATTCAGCATTTCATTTATTATAAATGAATGAATATTCACTATGTACATTCTTTTACCTTTTTGGAAACATCTTGACATAAGCAGTTAGAGCTATTTTTCGCAACAAAAAGGGTACATCCAATTTTCACCCTTTATTCAATGAGATAATTACTAATTACCCAATTCGGTTTACTCTAAATTTGATCATAATCAAAAACCAAAAGAGCTGCTCATAGCAATGGGCTCAAATCCATTGTTACTCCTATCCTGATTCACAGACTGAGGGAGCACGCATAAAAATAAATACCCTATGAGAAAGGCAGTACTAACAATTTTAACTGCACTACTTTGTGCCTGTTCTACTGAACAGAAAACAATCAAAAAAGATCCGGTGCAGTTTCAGGCAAACTGGGAATCGCTTCAGCAATACGAAATTCCCACTTGGTTTCAGGATGCAAAACTTGGCATCTTTATTCACTGGGGTCCATATTCTGTTCCAGCTTTTGGATCAGAATGGTACCCACGACTAATGTATATGGATAGTGTTGTTTGGGATCCTTCTGGTATAGCAAAGACTCAGAAACCTTCGGGAGTTTATCAGCACCATATAAATACTTATGGTAATCCAGGTGAATTTGGCTATAAAGACTTTGTCCCAATGTTCAAAGGTGAAAACTTCAATGCCAAAGAATGGATTGAAATCTTTGAAAAAGCGGGGGCTAAATACATTGTTCCTGTAGCAGAACATCATGACGGTTTTGCCATGTATAAGTCCAACTATACTCGTTGGAACTCAGTGGAAATGGGACCTAAAAAAGATATTTTAGGCGAACTAACAAAAGAAGCTCATGAGCGGGGCCTCAAGATTGGAGCATCTTCCCACTTTGCCTTCAACTGGAACTACTATACTTATAAGAAGGGCTTTGATACGATGGACCCTACATATTCTGATCTTTATAGCAGACCTCACGATCACTATGCCCCTGCTGATAAAGAGTTTCTGGAGCTTTGGTGGAACCGCACCAAGGATATTATTGACCAATACCAGCCAGATATACTATGGTTTGACTTTTATATGGACCGTGATGAATTTACACCATATCACCCAAAAATGGCGGCCTATTACTACAACAAAAGTGCTGAATGGGACAAACCAGTGGTATTGCAAAGCAAAAACTTTGGTAAGATCACTTTCCCTGAAGGAACTAATGTCTATGATATAGAAAGAGGTAAAATGTCAGATATAAGAAAAGAAACTTGGCAAACAGATACTTCTATCGGTAAGAATTCATGGTCTTACGTAAGTAATTGGGAGTCCAAAGAAGTCAATACACTAATTGACGATCTGGTGGATATTGTTAGTAAAAATGGTTGTCTGCTACTGAATGTGGGGCCGAAAGCTGATGGCACTATCCCTGAAGATCAACAGAAAATTCTTTTTGCGATGGGTGATTGGCTTAAAGTAAATGGAAATGCCATATATGGGACCAGACCTTGGAAAATATTTGGAGAAGGTCCTACTAAAGTAGCGACAGGGCATCATACAGAAGGCTCTAACGAAAACTTGACTGCTGATGACTTTAGGTTTACGACAAAAGATGGTAAGCTATACGCGATCGCCATGGATTGGACAGATAAGGGGTATGTGGTTATTCCTGCAGTTAGTTCTAAATCAAAATATATTACCTCTGGCGTAAAAAATGTGAAGCTACTTGGGCACAATGCATTGCTTCAATGGAAACAAACAGAGAATGGGTTAAGAATTGACCTTCCTGACCAAAAGCCTTGTGAGTATGCTTTTGCGTTTGAAATTGAATTTAATGGAGAAGGCGTTTTGGCATGGGCAACTTCAAAATAATCAACGATCATATTTGGTAGTAAGAGCTTTTCGCTTCTGACTTTGGAAGCGGAAGCTCTTTTCTAGACTAAAGGCAAAGACTATAAGTTATTCAAAATATACTGTCAACAAAGCGATGAAGTTATGTGTTAATTGCTTCAATGTGTGTTATATGTGGATATAAAAGAGAGGACTAAGTCCTCTTCTTTTATTATATCTATCTTGAATGTAGATCAATATAAATGCTTTTCCCTGACAAAAATGAAAACGTTAATCTTGTAATAGGCTTTTAGAGGCATGTTTCAGATAAAAACTGAGGAGATACTACTGGGCGGGATCACCTTTAGAATAATATACCTAAAGCTCTCATTAAGGTTAAAAAGTAAAAATAGGTTATACGCTGAATTATATAAATAGAAAAACCCCACAAATTGTGGGGTCTTTTTTCTTCCAACTTATTTATGAATTCCAACTTGCCTGATAGCAGGTTACTACTTGAATGCTACTTCTTCCATTTTCACGGTATCCCAGTTTTCCTCTATTACTTTCTGTATTTCCGGATACTGCTCATCCCCTTCGTTGTATTGGGCACGTAACGCCAGCAACTGCTCTTTCAAGTCTTGAGTAATAGCTGCATATTCTTCTTGACCATAAACATTATTCATTTCATTCGGATCTTTCGCCAGGTCATACAACTCCCAGCCTACCGGAGACTCGAAATAGTAATTGGCGCCCCACTCCTTTTTGTGGTTGTCCGGGTCGTAGTGTTTTGCGTAGAAGAAGATCAGTTTGTATTGCTTGGTCCTGATACCAAAATGGGCAGGATTGGCATGCTTATGTGCCATATGCATCCAATAACGGTAGTAGGTGGCCGTTCTCCAGTCTTCCGGTTCTTTTCCAGTAGTCAGTATGCATTCAAAAGATTTGCCATGCATCTGTTCTGGAATATTTCCTTTTGCCAATGAGATCATGGTAGGTGCAAAGTCTGTATTGTTTACCAATGCATCTGTTCGCTGTCCTGCTTTTATCATTTGCGGATAACGAACAATAAAAGGCATTCTCATCGACTCCTCGTACATCCAGCGTTTATCCTGATAATCATGTTCGCCTAGCATCATTCCTTGGTCACCAGTATAAATGATAATGGTATTGTCCAGTAAATCTTCTTTCTCCAGATAATCCATCAGTCTTTTGATATTATCATCCACACCTTTGACACAACGCAGGTAACGTTTCAAGTATTCCTGATAAGACGCCTTTGTATAGGCATCCCCTTCCAATGATTGATCAACCTTAAGATCTTTACCCATATCACGGTTGATATTTCGCTTGGAAATAGAAGAACCAATAATATGAATCAATGAATCGTTCTCTCCTCTTGTTGCAATTGAACCATGATTGCCTTGGTTATATAAACTTGTCGGCTCTGGAATTTCTACATCTTCAAGATATTTCGCATAACGAGGTGCAAACTCGAAAAAATCATGGGGAGCCTTGAAGTGATGCATCAGGAAGAATGGCTTATTCTTATCCCTTTTTTCCTTAAGCCATTCAAGCGTCAAGTCTGTAATCACATCCGATGAATGTCCTTCATAGGAAACCGTATTTTTAGGCCATTGCTTTTCTCCCCTTATCCTAAAAGACGGGTTGAAATATTTTCCCTGAACTGGTAGTACTTGATAGTAATCAAAAGCTGCTGGCTCAGCCTCCAGATGCCACTTACCAATCATGGCTGTCTGGTAACCCGCTTCCTTCATTGCCTGCGGTAAATATTGTCTTTCAGCAGGAAGTGATCCTGACAGGTCCAGTACACCATTGGCTTGGCTGTATTGCCCTGTCAATATGGTTGCTCTAGACGGTGTACAGATTGCATTGGTACAAAACACATTTTCAAACATCATTCCCTCCTTTGCCAACTTATCAATATTAGGTGTCGGGTTTAGGCTTGCTAAACGTCCTCCATAAGCACCAATTGCTTGAGAAGTATGGTCATCAGACATGATGTAAATAATATTAGGTTTCTCAAGCTCCTGTTTTAACTCACAAGAACAAGTAAACCCAATAATAGCCAATAGCATTCCGCTGAATAGCCCTCGGTTTTTCTTCAAGTATGTCATCAGTTAAAGATCATATGTCAGTATTGAAAAATGAACATATCCTTGATATATGATATGGTATCAAAATATAGGACTTTTCCTATTCTAGAACCCACCACATTTGTACTCCAAATCAGTTTACAATCGTTATTTGACAGAATTTATCCCCCATTAAACACCACTCAAGCCTCAATACCATTCAGAATTAACAACCTGTACAAATACAAGTACTTTATAAATATGCTCTCATTTTCAATTTTCTGAAATCCCCCCTCCTTTCTCTTTTTTTTATCCCTATACCAACATTGGTGACCCCTTATATTGAAATCATGCAAAATGTACTCATTCCAACTACAAAATACTGTCTGGTTGGAGCAACATCTTCATTCAATTATAACTTTAATCAATACCAATAAGCATTATGAAAAAATATTCAACTCAAGCATTTGGCTTGTTTTTTATCTTATACACCATCTGTTTTATTCAAAACGTCTCAGCTCAAACTACCGAACAGGTTCAAAATGCCAGAACTAGACTTAACATCAATGATTCTTGGACTTTTTATAGGGGCAACCTTCCTGAAACAACAGTTGCTTCTACTGAATATGATGATTCCGGTTGGGAAACAGTGCATGTACCTCATACAATGAAACTATCTTCCAATGAACTGGATAACAGTCAGGATGATGCTTCTCAACCTACTTTTCACCGATATCTAGGATGGTATAGAAAAAAGCTATCCGTTTCTTTCAAGGAGGGTCAACACGTCATGCTTGAGTTTGAAGGAGCACACCAACATACAAGACTTTGGGTAAACGGACAATATGTAGGTGCCCATAAGGTAAGTGGCTTCACTCCTTTCCATTTTGATATCACCAATTACGTTTACAAGGATGGAACAGAAAACACCATTGTACTAAGTGTGGACAACCGTCTTGATACAACTATTCCACCTGATGGAAGTATCAGGGATTACCTGCTGATGAGTGGACTGTACAGGGATGTTTATTTGGTGGTAAAAAATCCATTGCATTTGACTTTCGATTGGGAAGACCAGTTGGCGGGTGTGTTTATCACAACGCCGACAGTGGATAAAAACAATGCAACAATCTCTATCCGTTCAACTGTCCGCAATATGCAATCAAAGGATGTGAAGTGCCAGATCGTGCAACGAATTGTTGACAAAGATGGCTATGTAGTACGAAAGGTCGCATCCAGCAAGACAGTAAAAGCCAATAGCGAGTCAACCTTTATCCAAGGAACAGGCATCACTGAGAACCTGAGGCTTTGGTCAATTGATGATCCATATCTTTACAGGGTACAGACACTGGTTTATCAGGACAACCAACTGATGGATGCTATTGAAAACAAACTTGGCATCCGTAAGATTGAGTTTGTGGATGGTAAAGGACTTTTGATAAATGGTGAGAATGTTGAACTGGTAGGCGTAAACAAGCACCAGCAGTATCCATTTATTGGCGATGCGGTAGCCAACTCTTTTCACCGTAAGGATGCGGAGCAATTCAAGGATACGGGTTACAATGTAGTTAGACTGGCACATTATCCGCATGACAATGCCTTTATAGACACTTGCGATGAATTGGGTATCCTACTGATGGAAGAAGCACCTACATGGCTTAATTTTAAAGAAGGTGAATGGTTTGATAATTTGGAAGAATCTACCCGAATCATGATCCGTAACCACCGCAACCACCCTTCTATCTTTTTGTGGAGTGCAGGCATTAACCATAGAGGTCCTGTAGAAAGTCTTCAATTTATCTGTAAGGAAGAAGACCCGACACGTATGACGGGCTCAAACGGGGCTCCTTGGAATTCACCTGTTCACTCTGGCGTGGCTGATATCTACACCCCTATGGACTATCAGAATATGCCGATCACAGAAGATGATTTCTCTTTCCTTTGTGAACATGGAAGCTCACCTGAAGCATACCTAAACCAATTCGAGGTTTCAAAATCGAGAGGTTCAGCTAACCGTTTTGGTGTGGCCTTGTGGACTGCCCATGATTACTTCTCATTCAAGAAAAATTGGGGTATGAGATTAGATCGTCCTTACTCCATCTATCGTGTTCCAAACCCAGTCAACTTCTGGTACAAATCAGAAATGACGGAAATACCGATGGTCTATATCACAGATCAAAGAGCCGGTGATGACCACACCATTCATGTATTCAGCAACTGCGATGAAGTGGCTCTCTACAATAACGGGAAACTAGTGGCTCGCCAAAAGCCAGATACAGACCCAACCCGAATCAATTGTCTTCACCCTTCCTATACTTTCATGCTGAGCGAAACGAAAGGCGATCTGGTAGCGAAAGGATTTATCAGAGGAAAAGAAGTAACAGATTACACGCTCAACAAAGCAGGGAAAGCCTATCAGATCAAGCTTGAAATTGAAGAGCAAGGTACAGATATGGAAGCCAGTGGCGCTGACATGAGAATGGTCAGAGCCTATATTCTTGATAAGAATGGTAATCATGTCACTACCGATTCAACTTTTGTAACGTTTGAAATCAAGGGTAACGCCGCCGAACTGATTGGTGGTGCTGAAATTGGAGCCAACCCAAACAAAGCTTATTACGGTACTGCATCCATCATTGTCCGCTCTACATTGAAGGACGGAACGTATAAAATTACAGCAAAAGCAGTTGGATTGAAGTCTGATAGTGTGGAAGGAAAAGTAATCCCTTATTATTCCAATGTGAGGTTAAATACTATTTCAGCGGTAATGGACTACCCAATGGTTAAAGTTGATTTGGGTAATGAAGAGCAGTTACTTCAATTTGAATGGGAGCGCTGGAGTGGTAACAAGTCATCTACCTATTCCTTAAAGGATTTTGGAGAAGCGATGATGTCCATTGAAGCAAGCAAACCATTGGAGTGGACTTCAGGACATGGACTTTTGGGCAACCAACCATATGTTGCCATGGATGGTGTCATCGCCGAAAAAGATGATCAATTGATTCTAACACTTGAAAATTTGCCTGCTGGAGAGTATATGCTGAAAACTTACCATCACTCCATGAAGCAATTGGCGGTCGTAAAAGGAACCACCATTTTGGAGAAGCAACTCAACACCTATCAACTATATGTAAATGATCGCAGAGGTAAAAGGTTGGCAGTTCCTGCTGTAGAACCAACAAGCAGTAATAAGCTTGGTAACCTATACCCATCAAGTGCAAATATGCAAATCTACAGTGATGGTACTTCTCCAATTAAAGTTGTGATTGAGAATT
The Limibacter armeniacum DNA segment above includes these coding regions:
- a CDS encoding alpha-L-fucosidase, with translation MRKAVLTILTALLCACSTEQKTIKKDPVQFQANWESLQQYEIPTWFQDAKLGIFIHWGPYSVPAFGSEWYPRLMYMDSVVWDPSGIAKTQKPSGVYQHHINTYGNPGEFGYKDFVPMFKGENFNAKEWIEIFEKAGAKYIVPVAEHHDGFAMYKSNYTRWNSVEMGPKKDILGELTKEAHERGLKIGASSHFAFNWNYYTYKKGFDTMDPTYSDLYSRPHDHYAPADKEFLELWWNRTKDIIDQYQPDILWFDFYMDRDEFTPYHPKMAAYYYNKSAEWDKPVVLQSKNFGKITFPEGTNVYDIERGKMSDIRKETWQTDTSIGKNSWSYVSNWESKEVNTLIDDLVDIVSKNGCLLLNVGPKADGTIPEDQQKILFAMGDWLKVNGNAIYGTRPWKIFGEGPTKVATGHHTEGSNENLTADDFRFTTKDGKLYAIAMDWTDKGYVVIPAVSSKSKYITSGVKNVKLLGHNALLQWKQTENGLRIDLPDQKPCEYAFAFEIEFNGEGVLAWATSK
- a CDS encoding sulfatase family protein, producing MTYLKKNRGLFSGMLLAIIGFTCSCELKQELEKPNIIYIMSDDHTSQAIGAYGGRLASLNPTPNIDKLAKEGMMFENVFCTNAICTPSRATILTGQYSQANGVLDLSGSLPAERQYLPQAMKEAGYQTAMIGKWHLEAEPAAFDYYQVLPVQGKYFNPSFRIRGEKQWPKNTVSYEGHSSDVITDLTLEWLKEKRDKNKPFFLMHHFKAPHDFFEFAPRYAKYLEDVEIPEPTSLYNQGNHGSIATRGENDSLIHIIGSSISKRNINRDMGKDLKVDQSLEGDAYTKASYQEYLKRYLRCVKGVDDNIKRLMDYLEKEDLLDNTIIIYTGDQGMMLGEHDYQDKRWMYEESMRMPFIVRYPQMIKAGQRTDALVNNTDFAPTMISLAKGNIPEQMHGKSFECILTTGKEPEDWRTATYYRYWMHMAHKHANPAHFGIRTKQYKLIFFYAKHYDPDNHKKEWGANYYFESPVGWELYDLAKDPNEMNNVYGQEEYAAITQDLKEQLLALRAQYNEGDEQYPEIQKVIEENWDTVKMEEVAFK
- a CDS encoding glycoside hydrolase family 2 protein, whose translation is MKKYSTQAFGLFFILYTICFIQNVSAQTTEQVQNARTRLNINDSWTFYRGNLPETTVASTEYDDSGWETVHVPHTMKLSSNELDNSQDDASQPTFHRYLGWYRKKLSVSFKEGQHVMLEFEGAHQHTRLWVNGQYVGAHKVSGFTPFHFDITNYVYKDGTENTIVLSVDNRLDTTIPPDGSIRDYLLMSGLYRDVYLVVKNPLHLTFDWEDQLAGVFITTPTVDKNNATISIRSTVRNMQSKDVKCQIVQRIVDKDGYVVRKVASSKTVKANSESTFIQGTGITENLRLWSIDDPYLYRVQTLVYQDNQLMDAIENKLGIRKIEFVDGKGLLINGENVELVGVNKHQQYPFIGDAVANSFHRKDAEQFKDTGYNVVRLAHYPHDNAFIDTCDELGILLMEEAPTWLNFKEGEWFDNLEESTRIMIRNHRNHPSIFLWSAGINHRGPVESLQFICKEEDPTRMTGSNGAPWNSPVHSGVADIYTPMDYQNMPITEDDFSFLCEHGSSPEAYLNQFEVSKSRGSANRFGVALWTAHDYFSFKKNWGMRLDRPYSIYRVPNPVNFWYKSEMTEIPMVYITDQRAGDDHTIHVFSNCDEVALYNNGKLVARQKPDTDPTRINCLHPSYTFMLSETKGDLVAKGFIRGKEVTDYTLNKAGKAYQIKLEIEEQGTDMEASGADMRMVRAYILDKNGNHVTTDSTFVTFEIKGNAAELIGGAEIGANPNKAYYGTASIIVRSTLKDGTYKITAKAVGLKSDSVEGKVIPYYSNVRLNTISAVMDYPMVKVDLGNEEQLLQFEWERWSGNKSSTYSLKDFGEAMMSIEASKPLEWTSGHGLLGNQPYVAMDGVIAEKDDQLILTLENLPAGEYMLKTYHHSMKQLAVVKGTTILEKQLNTYQLYVNDRRGKRLAVPAVEPTSSNKLGNLYPSSANMQIYSDGTSPIKVVIENYEKDIPIILNGIELRMVKKELTYQKSDS